From Skermanella sp. TT6, a single genomic window includes:
- a CDS encoding Y-family DNA polymerase: protein MARRVLSLWLPGLATDRLARRKPELRDRPLVTILGEHGRMIVAAVNGHAESAGIQPGMTLADARALEPAVHPADADPAADAQALDGLADWCGRYTPWVGLDAPDGIFLDISGCAHLFGGEPALLRDVVGRLKGFGYQAGAAVADSAGAAWAVARHGGERIAAVPPGRGRQALAGLPVEALRLPAETAAGLRRVGMRRVGDLYGMPRAAITARFGVVVTRRLDLALGVAPEPISPRRPVPPHVARAAFAEPISTPENLADATRRLLDDLCAGLERAGRGARRLELRFFRIDGRVERSTVGTSRPVRAPAHLARLFAEKLDRVAPGPGIEIMILSATAEPLGPEQIEMPVGDFRPASAISGELAELVDRLGSRLGLSRVRRLLPRESWWPENAVESAPALSGPSPGAKGAAPWPADRARPLRLLPRPEAIDVIAPVPDDPPLAFRWRDGMHKVVHAEGPERLEPEWWRQLDELRDYYRVEDADGQRFWVYRAGLYQPGRAARWYLHGFFP from the coding sequence CGAGTCGGCCGGCATCCAGCCGGGCATGACGCTGGCCGACGCCCGCGCGCTGGAGCCTGCCGTCCATCCCGCCGACGCCGATCCCGCCGCCGACGCCCAGGCGCTGGACGGCCTGGCGGACTGGTGCGGGCGCTATACGCCGTGGGTCGGGCTGGACGCGCCGGACGGCATCTTCCTCGACATATCCGGGTGCGCGCACCTGTTCGGCGGCGAGCCGGCGCTGCTCCGCGACGTGGTCGGCCGGCTGAAAGGGTTCGGCTATCAGGCCGGGGCGGCGGTCGCCGATTCGGCGGGGGCCGCCTGGGCGGTGGCGCGGCACGGCGGGGAGCGGATCGCCGCCGTGCCGCCGGGGCGCGGGCGGCAGGCGCTGGCCGGGCTGCCGGTCGAAGCGCTGCGCCTGCCGGCCGAGACGGCGGCCGGGCTGCGCCGGGTCGGCATGCGGCGGGTCGGCGACCTCTACGGCATGCCGCGCGCCGCGATCACCGCGCGGTTCGGCGTGGTCGTCACCCGGCGGCTCGACCTCGCGCTCGGCGTGGCGCCGGAACCGATCTCGCCGCGCCGGCCGGTCCCGCCCCACGTCGCGCGCGCCGCCTTCGCCGAGCCGATCTCCACGCCGGAGAATCTGGCGGACGCCACCCGCCGCCTGTTGGACGACCTGTGCGCCGGGCTGGAGCGGGCGGGCAGGGGAGCCCGGCGGCTGGAGCTCCGCTTCTTCCGCATCGACGGCCGGGTGGAGCGCTCCACCGTCGGGACCAGCCGGCCGGTGCGGGCTCCCGCCCATCTGGCCCGCCTGTTCGCCGAGAAGCTGGACCGGGTGGCGCCCGGCCCCGGCATCGAGATCATGATCCTTTCCGCCACCGCCGAACCGCTCGGCCCGGAGCAGATCGAGATGCCGGTCGGCGATTTCCGGCCAGCCTCGGCCATCTCCGGAGAGCTGGCCGAACTGGTGGACCGGCTGGGCAGCCGCTTGGGCCTGTCGCGGGTCCGGCGCCTGCTGCCGCGCGAGAGCTGGTGGCCGGAGAACGCCGTCGAGTCCGCTCCCGCGCTGTCCGGCCCGTCCCCCGGAGCGAAGGGAGCCGCCCCCTGGCCGGCGGACCGCGCCCGACCGCTCCGCCTGCTGCCCCGGCCCGAGGCAATCGACGTGATCGCCCCCGTCCCGGATGATCCGCCCCTGGCGTTCCGCTGGCGCGACGGGATGCACAAGGTCGTCCATGCCGAGGGGCCGGAGCGGCTGGAGCCGGAATGGTGGCGCCAACTCGACGAACTGCGCGATTATTACCGGGTCGAGGACGCGGACGGCCAACGCTTCTGGGTCTACCGCGCCGGCCTGTACCAGCCGGGCCGGGCGGCGCGCTGGTATCTCCACGGATTCTTTCCATGA